Proteins from a single region of Trichoderma asperellum chromosome 3, complete sequence:
- a CDS encoding uncharacterized protein (EggNog:ENOG41~TransMembrane:12 (i31-51o63-82i89-108o120-145i157-178o190-210i248-273o279-301i313-334o354-376i397-416o422-440i)), translated as MSDKEDHFASSDVAPLPKEQRHPAKWYRSTFYNMTILGLCNLAAPGIWGAMNSLGAGGSQSPQLVNAANALTFCLMVVSCYFSSVIIRYIGVKGALIFGTMGYAPYAAGLYTNNRFGTTWLVILGAALCGISAGTFWAVEAAIAIAYPEPWNRGKSLGWWLTFRVMGQIIGGAINLSLDIDRDKAGKVSYTVYIIFITIQAAGALVALLLNRPQHVQRQDGKKVQLAIVENPWYEIKATAKAFLRPHFLLIVLWIGQAVFSEAVYFTYLSLWFSVRARALGSFLGGIVAVIIGNLTGWFLDRTKVPLKVRARYTFWFIVITQGAWWLWATVVSTRYKRTLPTYDWEDSGFGSGFGVYIFLTFGFQINYLFLYFIVTHLAKDQGEVIRYAALLRGTESAWQAVSYGLTSLTIFAQVGGIYMNFILWAIAILPAWLVVRHIGSKDGHWDRESRGSDESPEGLTTEETVTPSKAHEA; from the exons ATGTCGGATAAAGAAGACCATTTTGCCTCCTCTGATGTGGCACCGCTGCCTAAGGAGCAGCGCCATCCAG caaaATGGTATCGATCAACATTTTACAACATGACCATCCTCGGTTTGTGCAATTTGGCGGCACCAGGCATTTGGGGAGCCATGAATTCTCTAGGAGCTGGTGGAAGTCAGTCACCACAGCTCGTAAACGCGGCTAATGCATTGACATTCTGCCTCATGGTCGTGTCGTGCTACTTCTCAAGCGTAATCATTCGCTATATTGGAGTTAAAGGCGCTCTAATTTTCGGAAC AATGGGATACGCCCCATATGCGGCTGGTCTTTACACGAATAACAGATTTGGTACCACTTGGCTCGTTATTCTAGGCGCTGCTTTGTGCGGCATATCTGCAGGAACGTTTTGGGCTGTAGaggctgccattgccattgcctaCCCAGAGCCTTGGAACCGTGGAAAGTCGCTGGGCTGGTGGTTGACTTTCCGTGTCATGGGGCAAATCATAGGCGGTGCCATTAATCTCAGCTTGGACATAGATAGGGACAAGGCAGGCAAGGTGTCTTATACCGTCTATATCATTTTCATTACGATACAAGCCGCTGGAGCCCTGGTTGCTCTGCTACTCAACAGACCTCAGCATGTACAGCGTCAAGATGGCAAGAAGGTCCAGCTGGCCATTGTAGAAAACCCCTGGTACGAGATTAAGGCAACAGCCAAGGCATTCTTAAGGCCTCATTTTCTCTTGATCGTGCTCTGGATTGGGCAGGCCGTGTTTTCGGAAGCCGTTTATTTCACTTATCTCTCTC TATGGTTCTCCGTCCGAGCTCGAGCACTCGGCTCATTTCTGGGTGGCATTGTTGCTGTCATAATTGGAAATCTTACTGGC TGGTTCCTCGATCGTACCAAGGTGCCATTGAAGGTTCGCGCAAGATATACCTTCTGGTTCATCGTTATAACCCAGGGCGCATGGTGGCTTTGGGCTACAGTGGTTTCCACACGATACAAACGTACTCTGCCTACGTATGACTGGGAAGATTCTGGCTTTGGGTCAGGTTTCGGTGTTTACATTTTCCTGACCTTTGGGTTTCAGATCAATTACCTCTTCCT CTACTTCATTGTCACCCACTTGGCCAAAGACCAGGGTGAAGTCATCCGATATGCAGCCCTGCTACGAGGTACCGAATCTGCGTGGCAGGCCGTCAGTTATGGCCTGACCTCCTTAACAATATTTGCGCAGGTCGGTGGAATATACATGAATTTTATCCTGTGGGCCATTGCCATTCTGCCAGCATGGCTGGTGGTACGACACATTGGCAGCAAGGATGGCCATTGGGATCGAGAGTCGAGAGGATCAGATGAGTCACCAGAGGGCTTGACTACCGAGGAGACTGTTACTCCCTCAAAGGCTCATGAGGCATGA
- a CDS encoding uncharacterized protein (EggNog:ENOG41~TransMembrane:1 (i55-75o)) codes for MATVADLPTPPATVQGSPKPGPTVTESAVPSAIPKPYEVPKINLVNRFIDQPRELNVAVIGAGIAGVLAGILLPAKVPGIKLTIYEKNAEVGGTWFENIYPGVRCDVPAHAYQSTFDPNTQWTEEFAQGPEILEYWKGLSKKHDVYKYLKLSQRVDGLDWDPTTSQWLINVHDLKSEASRVEKADFVLTAIGRFNAWKLPNYPGIKDYKGLLRHTSNWDPTFDVTGKKVAVIGNGASGLQLVANIQKRVDRLDHYARNNTWVAASFAGHETSIEPKTIPQELRDSFKDPETYLKYRKEIEKQYFRGFQGWLKGSEVNDQARETFTQLAKTRLADKPELFERIIPDFSPHCRRLTPGPGYFEALTQPHVEYIQTHIQRFTETGIETVDGKTRDVDAIFCATGANSDMAPPFPIRAGGANLSYDWSHSGTYGFPYTYLGVASPGFKNLLFIHGPSASGRSGTVPHNLENQITFFAKILRKVGREGIKTISPSRKAADDFTAYNDAFFETTVLSENCSSWYNGGVPGGRIHGLWPGSASHLTVVQRDPRWEDWEYEYLSESGNRFAWYFGNGSTYVETDPKLDVTPYLSAEEADLRSVHENWWVIP; via the exons ATGGCTACCGTTGCTGATCTACCTACTCCCCCGGCCACTGTGCAAGGCTCCCCAAAGCCTGGCCCGACAGTGACCGAGAGTGCTGTCCCATCTGCTATTCCGAAGCCATATGAAGTACCCAAGATTAATCTTGTGAATCGCTTCATAGACCAACCCAGAGAACTGAATGTCGCCGTCATTGGAGCCGGCATTGCAGGTGTATTAGCGGGTATCTTGCTGCCAGCAAAGGTCCCAGGCATCAAGCTTACAATATATGAAAAGAATGCGGAAGTT GGTGGTACTTGGTTTGAAAACATATATCCTGGAGTACGATGTGATGTGCCCGCTCATGCATACCAATCAACGTTTGATCCAAACACGCAGTGGACGGAAGAGTTTGCCCAAGGTCCTGAGATTCTCGAGTACTGGAAAGGGCTATCCAAAAAACATGATGTGTACAAGTATCTGAAGCTATCTCAGAGAGTCGACGGCTTGGACTGGGATCCAACTACTTCTCAGTGGCTTATCAACGTACATGATCTAAAATCAGAGGCTTCACGAGTTGAGAAGGCAGATTTTGTTCTCACGGCAATTGGAAGATTTAATGCTTGGAAGCTTCCCAACTATCCTGGTATCAAAGATTACAAGGGCCTCTTGCGGCATACTTCAAACTGGGACCCGACATTTGATGTCACCGGCAAGAAGGTTGCTGTCATTGGCAACGGAGCCAGTGGCCTTCAGCTCGTTGCTAACATTCAAAAGCGTGTCGACCGTCTAGATCACTACGCTAGAAATAACACTTGGGTGGCAGCATCGTTTGCTGGACATGAGACATCCATTGAGCCAAAGACTATTCCTCAAGAACTCCGTGACTCGTTCAAAGACCCAGAGACTTATTTGAAGTACcgcaaggagattgagaagcaATATTTCAGAGGGTTCCAGGGCTGGCTGAAAGGCTCAGAGGTCAACGACCAGGCAAGGGAAACTTTCACGCAGCTGGCCAAGACGCGGCTAGCTGATAAACCAGAGCTGTTTGAAAGAATCATTCCCGATTTTTCTCCTCACTGCCGTCGACTTACTCCTGGGCCGGGATATTTTGAGGCTCTCACACAGCCTCACGTCGAGTACATCCAGACACATATTCAGAGATTTACCGAGACGGGCATTGAGACGGTCGATGGCAAGACTCGAGATGTCGATGCCATATTTTGCGCCACAGGAGCCAATTCCGATATGgcccccccttttcccatTCGTGCAGGAGGTGCCAATTTAAGCTATGACTGGAGCCATTCGGGCACCTATGGGTTCCCTTATACATATCTGGGAGTCGCCTCGCCAGGTTTCAagaatcttcttttcatccACGGTCCGAGTGCCTCGGGGAGATCAGGCACCGTGCCACACAATTTGGAGAACCAAATCACCTTCTTCGCCAAGATCCTTCGCAAGGTTGGCCGTGAAGGCATCAAGACCATTTCGCCGTCGAGGAAGGCTGCCGATGACTTTACGGCCTACAACGACGCATTCTTCGAGACCACTGTATTATCTGAGAACTGCAGTTCATGGTACAACGGCGGTGTACCGGGTGGTCGAATCCACGGCCTCTGGCCCGGCAGCGCTTCACACTTGACAGTCGTCCAGAGGGACCCACGGTGGGAAGACTGGGAGTACGAATATCTCTCGGAATCTGGAAACCGTTTTGCGTGGTATTTTGGCAATGGGAGCACATACGTCGAGACTGATCCAAAGCTAGATGTAACTCCGTATCTCAGCGCCGAAGAGGCTGACTTGCGAAGCGTTCACGAGAACTGGTGGGTCATACCGTAG
- a CDS encoding uncharacterized protein (EggNog:ENOG41): MAGSSVKAQTVLLLHGPRQAYQITNGYNVPLLVEDDETLIQTYTIGLNPIDWKAPDYNFGIAALPYIAGRELAGRVAITPQKNSRLKEGDRVLVISTDYRDLRKAAYQEYVVSSDFNVARIPPSISFQQAAGLGVAFSAAAITLGICMGIDFSSVLDGPDLLQLVRSVKSEIIPEDVRAECLQGITDDERAVPGDWVAVWGGSSTSANITVQLARLAGLKVITIVDTAKHGLRISGCSAQRPDLLIDSHDTDRAVDIINKSVGSQLRFALDTRGRDSATVLLEALTRQKRLNEAPPSPPQTPRELKTQTSHLVGLTGLPKETAPEGIAYHTVPIKLFHSVPAVGEALVLWLERLLEQGLIKPPPIIGVESGFDGVNKGLDRMRSGEISGGRLVVDLLA; the protein is encoded by the exons ATGGCGGGAAGCTCGGTGAAAGCACAGACTGTCCTACTTCTCCACGGACCACGACAGGCATATCAGATTACCAACGGTTATAATGTGCCGCTGTTGGTGGAAGACGATGAGACACTCATACAGACATACACGATAGGTCTGAATCCGATAGACTGGAAAGCGCC AGACTATAACTTTGGTATCGCAGCTCTACCATATATTGCCGGTCGAGAGCTAGCAGGACGAGTAGCTATCACTCCTCAGAAGAACTCTCGcttaaaagaaggagatcgA GTATTAGTGATTTCGACAGACTATCGCGATCTTAGAAAGGCCGCCTACCAAGAATACGTCGTTTCATCGGACTTCAATGTTGCAAGAATACCTCCTTCCATCTCATTTCAGCAAGCTGCCGGTCTAGGAGTTGCATTCTCTGCAGCGGCTATCACATTGGGGATATGCATGGGAATCGACTTTTCATCCGTCCTTGATGGGCCGGATTTGCTGCAGCTCGTTCGTTCTGTTAAGTCAGAGATAATACCGGAGGATGTCAGGGCAGAATGTCTTCAGGGTATAACAGATGATGAGCGAGCTGTTCCAGGAGACTGGGTGGCTGTTTGGGGAG GATCATCAACGTCAGCCAACATAACTGTTCAGCTCGCGCGGCTGGCAGGCCTCAAAGTGATCACGATAGTTGACACAGCCAAGCATGGTCTTCGCATATCTGGCTGCTCCGCCCAAAGGCCAGACCTTCTCATCGACAGCCATGATACGGACCGTGCCGTCGATATCATTAACAAAAGTGTTGGTAGCCAACTTCGCTTTGCGCTTGATACTCGTGGACGAGACTCGGCTACGGTTTTACTCGAAGCTCTTACTCGCCAAAAGAGACTCAACGAGGCGCCGCCGTCACCCCCACAAACACCACGGGAATTGAAGACACAGACGTCCCACCTCGTGGGATTGACAGGATTGCCCAAAGAAACAGCTCCAGAGGGTATCGCATATCACACCGTTCCTATCAAACTCTTTCACTCAGTCCCCGCCGTGGGCGAAGCGCTTGTGCTGTGGCTGGAGCGATTATTAGAGCAGGGCCTGATCAAGCCGCCACCTATCATAGGCGTAGAGAGTGGCTTTGACGGCGTTAACAAAGGCTTGGATAGAATGAGATCCGGAGAAATTAGCGGAGGAAGACTGGTGGTTGATTTATTGGCCTAG
- a CDS encoding uncharacterized protein (EggNog:ENOG41), translating into MAPSVVLVTGANRGIGYEIVKALVESQIPYHVFLAARDIEKGKAAAATIKPREGSSISVLELEVSSTESIARAAETVKAEAGRVDFLVNNAGIVDESADAMTRLRNTLEINTIAPFAVTQAFKPLLIVQPKNETKEKRVIYVSSGLGSIAEKLDPKSKYYAVQATEYRMSKSALNMLAACDAFDLKDHGVKVFAYDPEFVATSLSLSPEERRKMGALEPSVSGESCRDIIEGKRDADTAKLVSINGADWPW; encoded by the exons ATGGCCCCAAGCGTTGTTCTTGTCACCG GCGCCAACCGTGGCATTGGCTACGAGATTGTCAAGGCTCTCGTTGAGTCTCAGATTCCCTATCACGTCTTCCTCGCTGCTCGTGATATTGAGAagggcaaggctgctgcagccacgATTAAGCCCCGTGAGGGCAGCTCCATCTCAGTTCTCGAACTAGAAGTCTCCTCAACCGAGTCTATCGCTAGGGCTGCGGAGACCGTCAAGGCAGAGGCCGGTCGAGTGGATTTCCTCGTCAACAATGCCGGCATCGTTGACGAGAGTGCTGATGCGATGACGCGACTTCGCAATACGCTCGAGATCAACACCATTGCCCCCTTTGCTGTTACCCAAGCGTTCAAGCCTTTGCTAATAGTTCAACCTAAAAATGAAACCAAAGAGAAGCGAGTCATTTATGTTTCAAGTGGGCTGGGCTCCATTGCTGAGAAACTGGACCCCAAATCCAAGTACTATGCCGTCCAGGCTACTGAATACCGCATGAGCAAGTCTGCGCTCAACATGCTTGCCGCATGCGATGCTTTCGATCTGAAGGACCACGGCGTCAAAGTCTTTGCATACGATCCCGAGTTTGTGGCTACATCTCTTTCATTGTCGCCTGAAGAGCGCCGAAAAATGGGTGCGCTTGAGCCGAGTGTAAGTGGAGAGAGTTGCCGAGATATCATTGAGGGCAAGCGAGATGCCGATACAGCGAAGCTTGTTAGCATCAACGGGGCGGACTGGCCATGGTaa
- a CDS encoding uncharacterized protein (EggNog:ENOG41), which translates to MSQIKHKKAWILTPNMDYTPTGVLQLGQILTDFTNPNSAILTEGTAPIPEETLKDESIHRKVNFESIESQQTAFRTWLKVAFDMDKIAKVSKTLQKAYQEKFEGHNISAVMFQPSERYVQTALSLRDASPLTSMPWYMRHRRIWLVTGLRILGKGTKVSEAFIQRATGAAGAKVDCTTVEVPIAAGLDVGHQQTTFKDHEVHDSDPFIYCYRLHEIIIKRTYKKTKLKAFSGGHIQDTGQDYNSSDDEDADSDEEEVINGYEVVAVDDEAFDGAGEKASCVFVILVLEQFLNLVYCG; encoded by the coding sequence ATGTCTCAAATCAAGCATAAGAAAGCCTGGATTCTGACTCCAAACATGGACTACACGCCTACTGGCGTTCTCCAACTTGGCCAGATTTTAACTGATTTTACCAATCCAAACAGTGCTATTCTGACCGAAGGGACCGCTCCCATTCCAGAAGAGACGTTGAAAGACGAGTCCATCCATCGAAAGGTTAATTTCGAGTCGATCGAATCTCAACAAACTGCCTTTCGAACTTGGCTGAAAGTTGCTTTTGACATGGATAAGATTGCTAAGGTTAGCAAAACTTTGCAGAAGGCCTACCAAGAAAAGTTTGAGGGTCATAATATAAGTGCGGTCATGTTCCAACCTTCTGAACGTTACGTCCAAACTGCACTGTCCCTTAGAGATGCATCTCCTCTCACTTCCATGCCTTGGTACATGAGACACAGGCGAATTTGGCTGGTAACTGGACTACGTATCCTTGGGAAGGGTACGAAAGTGAGCGAGGCTTTCATACAGAGAGCTACCGGCGCCGCTGGAGCAAAAGTGGATTGCACTACTGTTGAAGTGCCCATAGCCGCGGGGTTGGATGTTGGTCATCAGCAAACCACATTTAAAGACCATGAAGTTCATGATTCTGACCCGTTTATTTACTGTTACCGCCTTCACGAGATCATTATTAAACGAACATATAAGAAAACCAAGTTGAAAGCTTTCAGCGGGGGGCACATCCAAGATACGGGACAAGATTACAATAgcagcgatgatgaagatgcagattcagatgaagaagaggttaTAAATGGATATGAAGTGGTTGCTGTGGACGATGAAGCATTTGATGGTGCTGGTGAAAAGGCCAGTTGTGTATTTGTCATTTTGGTTCTCGAGCAGTTTCTTAATCTTGTCTATTGTGGATAA
- a CDS encoding uncharacterized protein (EggNog:ENOG41~MEROPS:MER0000320) has translation MTDDKTVWFEIPRRSLDANGIFQVGQILTDALNPESALFRAGPFRGLKPDTLSLIIRSRSSLSVKYGEIGNVELITNYSSAIDGARVDGKGNFVRWQWLQTECIIRNDAFLKAVIQEDEVKKYLSSENPYRDLLLVTEVIKVQEIIPKGVGYNSESFCGPHISSYFPTSSRTSAIPIDQAFSQEAGTPFSTYSNALTGQLGDKQYTLPADFKGPKNGKPFIWKYKLERLSHPEKTDSISSKRYYPSEALSNAKKQNWIEILLGLLFGWITYIPFQLDRGVGKSSNFRVVKDSHEMPTRPESLSWSRVIDDPTITTVEASNTSVPGRDIHNTGRFLSPQPRSSFTRRNSWDRAQVMRNGTDHDDANAGNAKSTPFSQSVPNYDLPPTLALSNNESYLRHSVSDSEVNFLVRDNPKCQGCKKFTEQFEPELAEHQQTIKISSLPTMATTISIQQDNTQAIQPEGERSFHAPDVPEILGTGKLAKFTSAAAADSVTSGSVAANEEYVFDSEVEGLAKCLSEDKAIPLADEWFSSHIKRVDKYFDSYRSGRPNEIVKIAVLDTGLDMNHLLLRDYKDREQIAQEDSIDFTKPDAGPVTGDRIGHGTFCTHLILKTCRTAKIYVAKVFNNATADYETAACVAKAINYAVEHWKVDIISMSFSFNEEQLPIKTAIYNALKGEHRVLFLAAASNYSHNEQFTVGFPARYKQVICVNSSTPEGEKSKFSPFPRQGELHFSVIGEHLNAAFPMKQNHGNSEKRQSGTSMATAVMAGIAGLVIEYSRLRSVGKTITDRDRLLTAEGMRTIFKLMLSHGAAMDGYLCIKPWILFRETKKDVSWDVSYEINKALQTIANLE, from the exons ATGACCGACGACAAAACTGTTTGGTTCGAGATTCCTCGAAGATCATTAGATGCTAACGGGATATTTCAAGTGGGCCAGATCCTTACTGATGCTCTTAACCCTGAATCTGCACTATTTCGAGCCGGCCCATTCAGAGGATTGAAGCCAGATACCCTTAGTCTGATAATCCGGTCACGTTCATCTCTGTCTGTTAAATATGGAGAAATTGGAAATGTTGAACTTATCACAAATTACAGCTCAGCTATTGATGGCGCTCGAGTTGACGGCAAAGGAAATTTCGTCCGGTGGCAGTGGTTGCAGACAGAATGCATTATTAGGAATGATGCATTTCTGAAGGCTGTTATACAGGAAGATGAAGTTAAGAAGTATCTCAGCAGTGAAAATCCTTATAGGGATTTGCTTTTGGTAACTGAAGTCATTAAAGTACAGGAAATCATTCCTAAAGGTGTGGGATACAATTCGGAATCATTTTGTGGCCCTCACATATCTTCTTACTTTCCTACTTCTTCGCGGACTTCTGCAATTCCTATTGATCAAGCCTTCAGCCAAGAGGCTGGTACCCCTTTTTCGACATATAGCAATGCCTTAACGGGGCAGCTTGGGGATAAGCAATATACTTTACCTGCTGATTTCAAAGGTCCTAAAAATGGCAAACCATTTATTTGGAAGTACAAACTAGAAAGATTATCCCATCCGGAAAAGACTGATTCAATCTCGTCCAAGCGCTACTACCCGAGTGAAGCTCTCTCTAACGCTAAGAAACAAAACTGGATTGAGATTCTTTTGGGACTTCTATTCGGCTGGATAACATATATACCTTTTCAACTCGATAGGGGAGTTGGGAAAAGCTCGAATTTCAGAGTTGTCAAGGACTCTCATGAGATGCCCACGCGCCCCGAATCTCTTTCGTGGTCTCGTGTGATTGATGATCCGACAATTACAACTGTGGAGGCATCCAATACGTCGGTGCCTGGCAGAGATATTCATAATACTGGAAGATTTCTATCCCCGCAACCTCGATCATCTTTCACTCGAAGGAATTCGTGGGATAGGGCACAGGTTATGAGAAACGGTACCGACCATGACGACGCCAATGCAGGCAATGCAAAATCTACGCCCTTCTCGCAAAGTGTTCCGAACTACGATTTGCCGCCTACCCTAGCATTGAGTAATAACGAGAGCTATCTTCGCCACTCAGTCTCAGATTCAGAGGTTAATTTTCTTGTTCGTGATAACCCAAAATGTCAAGGTTGCAAAAAGTTCACGGAACAATTCGAACCAGAACTCGCTGAACATCAACAAACCATAAAAATCTCCTCCTTACCAACTATGGCAACAACAATATCTATCCAACAAGATAACACCCAGGCGATTCAACCGGAAGGTGAACGTTCATTTCATGCACCAGATGTACCGGAGATACTCGGAACCGGTAAATTGGCCAAATTCACttctgcagcggctgccGACTCTGTGACTAGTGGGTCAGTTGCGGCGAATGAAGAGTATGTGTTTGACAGCGAGGTAGAAGGGCTTGCCAAGTGCTTAAGCGAAGATAAAGC GATTCCCTTAGCAGACGAATGGTTTTCCAGCCACATAAAAAGGGTCGACAAATACTTCGATTCCTATCGAAGCGGAAGACCTAATGAAATAGTGAAGATAGCCGTCCTCGATACCGGACTAGATATGAACCATTTGCTCCTACGAGATTATAAAGATAGGGAACAGATCGCCCAGGAAGATAGTATTGATTTCACTAAGCCGGATGCAGGACCAGTTACCGGCGATAGGATCGGACACGGGACATTTTGTACgcatttaattttaaaaacatGCAGGACGGCCAAAATATATGTTGCGAAAGTGTTTAACAATGCAACAGCCGACTATGAGACAGCGGCTTGCGTAGCGAAG gctattaattaCGCGGTCGAACATTGGAAAGTTGACATTATTTCAATGTCATTCTCTTTTAACGAAGAACAACTGCCAATAAAAACTGCGATTTATAATGCATTAAAAGGAGAGCATAGGGTCTTATTTCTCGCAGCGGCTTCGAACTACAGTCACAACGAACAATTCACAGTTGGTTTCCCAGCACGGTATAAGCAAGTTATATGTGTCAATTCATCTACcccagaaggagaaaagtCGAAGTTCAGCCCTTTTCCGAGGCAAGGAGAGCTCCACTTCAGCGTCATTGGAGAGCATCTTAACGCTGCATTCCCCATGAAGCAAAACCATGGCAATAGCGAAAAGAGACAAAGTGGAACATCAATGGCAACAGCGGTTATGGCTGGTATTGCTGGTCTGGTTATCGAGTACTCCAGATTGAGATCTGTTGGCAAGACAATAACTGACAGGGATCGCCTTCTCACTGCGGAAGGTATGCGAAccatttttaaattaatgcTAAGCCATGGAGCTGCTATGGATGGATATCTTTGTATAAAACCATGGATATTATTTCGCGAAACTAAAAAGGATGTTTCCTGGGATGTTTCATACGAAATCAACAAAGCCCTTCAGACCATTGCCAATTTGGAATAA
- a CDS encoding uncharacterized protein (EggNog:ENOG41) has protein sequence MTDDKTVWFEIPRRSLDANGIFQVGQILTDALNPESALFRAGPFRGLKPDTLSLIIRSRSSLSVKYGEIGNVELITNYSSAIDGARVDGKGNFVRWQWLQTECIIRNDAFLKAVIQEDEVKKYLSSENPYRDLLLVTEVIKVQEIIPKGVGYNSESFCGPHISSYFPTSSRTSAIPIDQAFSQEAGTPFSTYSNALTGQLGDKQYTLPADFKGPKNGKPFIWKYKLERLSHPEKTDSISSKRYYPSEALSNAKKQNWIEILLGLLFGWITYIPFQLDRGVGKSSNFRVVKDSHEMPTRPESLSWSRVIDDPTITTVEASNTSVPGRDIHNTGRFLSPQPRSSFTRRNSWDRAQVMRNGTDHDDANAGNAKSTPFSQSVPNYDLPPTLALSNNESYLRHSVSDSEVNFLVRDNPKCQGCKKFTEQFEPELAEHQQTIKISSLPTMATTISIQQDNTQAIQPEGERSFHAPDVPEILGTGKLAKFTSAAAADSVTSGSVAANEEYVFDSEVEGLAKCLSEDKAIPLADEWFSSHIKRVDKYFDSYRSGRPNEIVKIAVLDTGLDMNHLLLRDYKDREQIAQEDSIDFTKPDAGPVTGDRIGHGTFCTHLILKTCRTAKIYVAKVFNNATADYETAACVAKASC, from the exons ATGACCGACGACAAAACTGTTTGGTTCGAGATTCCTCGAAGATCATTAGATGCTAACGGGATATTTCAAGTGGGCCAGATCCTTACTGATGCTCTTAACCCTGAATCTGCACTATTTCGAGCCGGCCCATTCAGAGGATTGAAGCCAGATACCCTTAGTCTGATAATCCGGTCACGTTCATCTCTGTCTGTTAAATATGGAGAAATTGGAAATGTTGAACTTATCACAAATTACAGCTCAGCTATTGATGGCGCTCGAGTTGACGGCAAAGGAAATTTCGTCCGGTGGCAGTGGTTGCAGACAGAATGCATTATTAGGAATGATGCATTTCTGAAGGCTGTTATACAGGAAGATGAAGTTAAGAAGTATCTCAGCAGTGAAAATCCTTATAGGGATTTGCTTTTGGTAACTGAAGTCATTAAAGTACAGGAAATCATTCCTAAAGGTGTGGGATACAATTCGGAATCATTTTGTGGCCCTCACATATCTTCTTACTTTCCTACTTCTTCGCGGACTTCTGCAATTCCTATTGATCAAGCCTTCAGCCAAGAGGCTGGTACCCCTTTTTCGACATATAGCAATGCCTTAACGGGGCAGCTTGGGGATAAGCAATATACTTTACCTGCTGATTTCAAAGGTCCTAAAAATGGCAAACCATTTATTTGGAAGTACAAACTAGAAAGATTATCCCATCCGGAAAAGACTGATTCAATCTCGTCCAAGCGCTACTACCCGAGTGAAGCTCTCTCTAACGCTAAGAAACAAAACTGGATTGAGATTCTTTTGGGACTTCTATTCGGCTGGATAACATATATACCTTTTCAACTCGATAGGGGAGTTGGGAAAAGCTCGAATTTCAGAGTTGTCAAGGACTCTCATGAGATGCCCACGCGCCCCGAATCTCTTTCGTGGTCTCGTGTGATTGATGATCCGACAATTACAACTGTGGAGGCATCCAATACGTCGGTGCCTGGCAGAGATATTCATAATACTGGAAGATTTCTATCCCCGCAACCTCGATCATCTTTCACTCGAAGGAATTCGTGGGATAGGGCACAGGTTATGAGAAACGGTACCGACCATGACGACGCCAATGCAGGCAATGCAAAATCTACGCCCTTCTCGCAAAGTGTTCCGAACTACGATTTGCCGCCTACCCTAGCATTGAGTAATAACGAGAGCTATCTTCGCCACTCAGTCTCAGATTCAGAGGTTAATTTTCTTGTTCGTGATAACCCAAAATGTCAAGGTTGCAAAAAGTTCACGGAACAATTCGAACCAGAACTCGCTGAACATCAACAAACCATAAAAATCTCCTCCTTACCAACTATGGCAACAACAATATCTATCCAACAAGATAACACCCAGGCGATTCAACCGGAAGGTGAACGTTCATTTCATGCACCAGATGTACCGGAGATACTCGGAACCGGTAAATTGGCCAAATTCACttctgcagcggctgccGACTCTGTGACTAGTGGGTCAGTTGCGGCGAATGAAGAGTATGTGTTTGACAGCGAGGTAGAAGGGCTTGCCAAGTGCTTAAGCGAAGATAAAGC GATTCCCTTAGCAGACGAATGGTTTTCCAGCCACATAAAAAGGGTCGACAAATACTTCGATTCCTATCGAAGCGGAAGACCTAATGAAATAGTGAAGATAGCCGTCCTCGATACCGGACTAGATATGAACCATTTGCTCCTACGAGATTATAAAGATAGGGAACAGATCGCCCAGGAAGATAGTATTGATTTCACTAAGCCGGATGCAGGACCAGTTACCGGCGATAGGATCGGACACGGGACATTTTGTACgcatttaattttaaaaacatGCAGGACGGCCAAAATATATGTTGCGAAAGTGTTTAACAATGCAACAGCCGACTATGAGACAGCGGCTTGCGTAGCGAAGGCGAGTTGTTGA